In one window of Erwinia tasmaniensis Et1/99 DNA:
- the ilvM gene encoding acetolactate synthase 2 small subunit — protein MKQHQLSIEARFRPEILERILRVVRHRGFQVCSMNMASLTNTSNINIEMIVASQRSVDLLSTQLSKLMDVACVQIQQQTTQQIRA, from the coding sequence TGTCTATAGAAGCGCGCTTTCGACCAGAAATACTGGAGCGCATTTTGCGCGTCGTTCGCCACCGTGGTTTTCAGGTGTGCTCAATGAATATGGCATCGCTGACCAATACCTCCAATATTAATATTGAGATGATCGTTGCCAGCCAGCGCTCCGTCGATTTACTGTCAACGCAGCTAAGTAAATTAATGGATGTTGCCTGCGTTCAGATCCAACAACAAACAACACAACAAATCCGCGCATAA